The Maridesulfovibrio salexigens DSM 2638 region CACCAGATTTCAGTGGTCCGATACGGAATTGGAACAGATCAACTACTTCAGAAAGAACCTGCCCCCTGAAATCTACAACAATCCCCTTGGTGGAAAATTCCAGCAGCAAGTAGATAGGCCTTCACTCAAACAAATGATCGCTGCCGACCCTTCCGAAGCTGCTGATTCAGCTTCAATCATCCCCGCTCTTGAGGAATTACTCCCAAGTCCAAAAATAATCCCCACCGGGGGCACAATTTACCATACCGCCCTGAACGATGTTCTCGTGAATATAGAAGAGGATTCCCCGCTGCTGACCCAAGCCTTAAAAATTGACGAAGCCATTACTAAAAAAGGATTTTTTCAGTATGCGGTTTGTTTGGCGAGGAAGGAATAGACACTCTCCCTTCACTTTTCACAAAAAAGATTTATTTTCTTGTTGACAGCCTGAGCTAATCTACATATACCTCTTTCTCGCTGCTGGGACATCGTTCAATTGGCAGGACGACGGGTTCTGGTTCCGTTAATCAAGGTTCGAGTCCTTGTGTCCCAGCCAGCCAAATTTCGCCCTCTTCACCTACCAGGTATCTGAAGAGGGTCTTTTATACAGATGCGTCCCCATCGTCTAGCCTGGCCCAGGACACCGGCCTTTCACGCCGGCGACGGGGGTTCAAATCCCCCTGGGGACGCCATCAGTGAAAACGACCTTTAGCCAGAAGGTCACCCATAAATCCGGCTTCGTTAAAAGTGATTCAGGCCACTGAAGCAGGTACATATTTTGAGATGCGTCCCCATCGTCTAGCCTGGCCCAGGACACCGGCCTTTCACGCCGGCGACGGGGGTTCAAATCCCCCTGGGGACGCCACTCAGTTAAAAACGACTTGCCAGCCAAGTCTTTATATAAAATCGGCTTCGTTAATAGTGATTCAGGCCACTGAAGCAGATACATATTTAAGATGCGTCCCCATCGTCTAGCCTGGCCCAGGACACCGGCCTTTCACGCCGGCGACGGGGGTTCAAATCCCCCTGGGGACGCCACTTTTCATAAAAAAAGGATTGAATCGAAAGATTCAATCCTTTTTTGCTTTCCTGACCGGACGCCCTTAATTAATCCCTGTGACCACCCCGTTTCGCTGGACAAATTTCACCTCTCCATCCCTATCCACAAAAATAGCCTGCGGACTTGATTCCAACTTCCTCACCATCTGCACCTTTCCATTTACAGCTACCCTGAACAGCCTGAGCTGCGATTCTGAGAGCACATAAACCGAATTATCAGGAGCAGTGCAAAGACCGCTTATACGCCCGAATCCGTCCGCAAAACGCACCCACTCACCATCACCGTACATTATATAGATAATTCCCTCTTCCTGATTGGCGATGTAGTGGTTTCTCTTGCCCTCTGCCACCAGCATTCCGGCCGAAGACGATTCCGGCATCAATACCAGAAGAGA contains the following coding sequences:
- a CDS encoding class I SAM-dependent methyltransferase, producing the protein MEFVKQGLVDHFYLYELSEKNCELARHRFESAGYGDKVTVINNDFFEDQPREFDLIHWDNSLHHMFNSREAIARTYECLRPGGLFYMNDFVGSTRFQWSDTELEQINYFRKNLPPEIYNNPLGGKFQQQVDRPSLKQMIAADPSEAADSASIIPALEELLPSPKIIPTGGTIYHTALNDVLVNIEEDSPLLTQALKIDEAITKKGFFQYAVCLARKE